A genomic segment from Gavia stellata isolate bGavSte3 chromosome 6, bGavSte3.hap2, whole genome shotgun sequence encodes:
- the SH3BP5 gene encoding SH3 domain-binding protein 5 isoform X2: MLNHATQRVMEAEQTKTRSELVHKETAAKYNAAMGRMKQLEKKLKRAINKSKPYFELKAKYYVQLEQLKKTVDDLQAKLALAKGEYKTALKNLEMISDEIHERRRSTAMGPRGCGVGAEGSNTSVEEASKPESDTISMASEVFEDDNGSSFVSEEDSETQSVSSFSSGPTSPCEVPTQFPPVMRPGSLDLPSPVSLSEFGMIFPVLGPRSECSGASSPECEAERGDRAEGAENKTSDRVNKNRSSNRSSSTEGLALDNRMKQLSLQCMKIKEGICAGRKAAQIG; the protein is encoded by the exons ATGCTCAACCATGCTACTCAGAGG GTCATGGAGGCGGAACAGACCAAAACGAGAAGTGAGTTGGTTCACAAGGAGACTGCAGCCAAATACAATGCTGCCATGGGAAGGATGAAACAACtggagaagaagctgaaaagagCCATCAATAAATCAAA ACCTTATTTTGAACTCAAGGCAAAGTATTATGTCCAACTAGAG caactgaagaaaacagtagATGACCTGCAGGCAAAACTGGCCCTGGCAAAAGGAGAGTATAAGACTGCCTTGAAAAACCTAGAGATGATCTCAGATGAGATTCACGAGAGGAGACGGTCCACTGCCATGGGGCCCCGAGGATGTGGCGTGGGTGCTGAAGGGAGCAATACCTCTGTGGAAGAAGCAAGTAAACCGGAGTCGGACACCATCTCCA TGGCTTCAGAAGTGTTTGAGGATGACAACGGCAGCAGCTTCGTATCTGAAGAAGATTCGGAAACTCAGTCGGTGTCCAGCTTCAGCTCTGGTCCTACGAGTCCCTGCGAGGTGCCCACTCAGTTTCCTCCTGTGATGCGACCTGGAAGCCTGGATCTGCCCAGCCCTGTATCCCTCTCTGAGTTTGGGATGATCTTTCCTGTCCTCGGCCCCCGAAGCGAATGCAGTGGGGCATCCTCCCCCGAGTGTGAAGCTGAAAGAG GGGATAGGGCAGAAGGGGCTGAGAACAAGACAAGCGACAGAGTCAACAAGAATAGGAGCAGCAACAGGAGCAGCTCCACTGAGGGGCTGGCTTTGGATAACCGAATGAAGCAGCTCTCCCTTCAGTGCATGAAAATCAAAGAGGGAATATGCGCAGGTAGAAAAGCTGCCCAGATTGGCTGA